In Papaver somniferum cultivar HN1 unplaced genomic scaffold, ASM357369v1 unplaced-scaffold_117, whole genome shotgun sequence, the DNA window ATAACTTAGCGTGTCAATCCACTCTTCTTGTGTCTTCTCCGACAGTTTTTGGGCAGAGACATTGAGTAACCCCTTAGAAAAGCAGTGTTGGCTGCTAGATACTCTCTGCTCAACAAAAACAACAGCAAAAAACGATTTTAACTTAAATACCAGAGCCACCTAATCAGATATCAATAGAAAAATGAATGAACTTAAATACCATAACCACCTAACCAACAGAGAGTAAAAGATCTTAGTAATGAGAACTTAAGAATGTTATTggtgaaaaataaaagaaatggtGAAAAACTTACAAAATTCAAGTAAGAACCAATCAAGACACTAAGACAGTAACTGTTGCCTCAGCAACACATGTTGCAGTTAGAAAATCAGTCATTCACTGACAATCTTAAAAAACATAGGATCACACCAACCTCCATAATCCACATGTAAGATGCAATCATGTAACAGAAACTTGCTTAAAAGACCGCGACCAGGGCTGACTTAAAATGAATCAAGGGGATGTGATTGTGACAGCAAATTTTTGAAATCAATTATCTCCACTTGGTATGCATATTAAACCATGTAAACTAATGATACCATGCACCATTCAAAAAAAGGCTACTCTATCAAGAAACTGAATCATATACACACAGACATTCGCAAttacctgagatattggtagcaTCCAAGGATCCAAACAATTCTACTACTTCCTCAATTTTTGCATTCTTGCAGATTCTATCCAAAACTGTACCAAATGTAATTTTATTTAAACACTGACCAAATGACTGTATCTCATTGAAGACACTTTCTGCGGTCTTTATTCTTCCACCTCGGTATAGCCCAGCTAAGAGTATACTGTAAGTAAGTGTTGTGGGTTTCAACCcgttttctttcattttcttgAATAACTGCATAGCTTCATCCAGCTTACGGTTCTTGCAATACCCATCAATTAATGTAGTGCAACTGACAGCATTCGGTCCAAGGCCCCTATCCACCATCGAGTCAAATAGTTCCGCTGCATCTTGCAACCGACCTGCCAAACACAGACCGTTGATCATTGAATTATAAGTAATCCGATCAGGTTTTACATTTATCTTGTCCATGTATCTAAATACCCCCACAGCATCATCTATCTTCCCATCTTTACAAAGTGAATCTATTAATATAGTAAAGGTTATTGTAGTGGGTAAAATCCCTTGATCCAACATTTCATTAAAATATCTTCTTGCTTCTTCCCATTGACCATGTACGCAATGACCATGAATCATACAGCTATAAGTTGTTACATCCGCAGAGATTCCTCTACTAACCATCTCCTCAAAGAGTCGCTTTGCCTTATCCAACCGGCCTGAATCAAAAAGCCCGTCAATCAAAGAAGTGTAAACAACTACATCGGGTGCAACATTCAAATCCTTAAGCATTTCAGAAAATAGAACCagagcttcatcaactaatcctCCTTTACAAAGTGTTTCTATAGTCGCACAATATGTAACAACCGTAGGAGTGCATTTCCATCTCACCATCTTGTTTTTCACCTCAAGAGCATGATCAACTTTACCAGTTTTCGAGAGCCCAGATATAAGTGTATTACAGGTAATAGCATCAGGTTGAATCCCCATCTCAGCCATTTTATCAAACACTTTGAATGCAAAATCAATCTTTCCTTGAAGACACAACCATTTAATCAGTGTATTGAAAGTGGCAGTATCAGGATGATACCCTCTCTTTATCATCTCCCCAAGCAAACAAAACCCATGATCAATTTTTCCGAAATGACAATAGCAATTAATCAAAATGCTCAATGTATAAATACTGGGCTGTACACCaaccaaattcatcttcttaTATAACCTAATCACATCTGAATAACACTTGATTTTGGATAACGAACCAAGTACATGATTAAATGTGTGATTAGATGGCAATGGCTTTTCTGAAATCAACTGATCAAAGTATCTCAAACCATCATCAAGATTCTTAATTTTACCAGATTTACACTCATCTCTCACAAAACTCTCAAGTTGTGATATGTTataatgataatttctcacaaaaCGGAAATTCATTTGTCTAATTTATCAATCAGATTCAGTAATGTGAAATGCTTGAGAGAGAATGCAATCTACCTTTTTATGATAAATCTGACTGGGTGTCTGGTTTTGAGTTGGAGATagagaatctgaaggaagtgggTGTCAACCTATCTTTTGTGCGTGTTATACCAGCTAAGTCTGTGACCGGAGAAATAGTAAAAAAGATTACGGATGCGAGATCAAAATTCCCCGAGTGAAAAATAATTCATCTCCAGCCATAATATTTAATTTTTTACTAAAATAacacatatttttttttcaaattttaacTTGTATATTGCGGTGCACAACTCCTTGGAAAAGTGTACTCCTCAAGGCAATGGATTTGAAGCTTTGGCTTTTACTATTTTTGGTGAGATTGGAGTCGCAACAACGGATTTCATTAAACGTCTTTGCAACTACATAGCTAACCATGATGCTAATGTGTTTATTAGGATTTCCTTTTTCATAGGTTAAGTGTTGTAGTATAAAAAAGGGTTGAAACCGACAAGCTTCTTGTCTGATGTCATGTAGAATAATTTTTTCAATCCATAaatacaaaatatatttttaattagtTGGAAAAAAAATGATACACAACTGGTCCATAGACTCCTCCATCAATGAATTTTTAGGCAACTACAGAGTTGCAACTCAACCTCCCTTCATGAGAACCATCAAAAGACCACTCCATGGTTCTCACAACTTTCATATCATCGTCATTTAATCTATAAACTCTACGTATGAATAAAAAATTTGAGTGGTTTAATCAATAGTTTTAGTCGAATAAAAAATCCttaaatttatataaaaaataatgTAATCCTGCCACCAGACTATTTGCTGGTTCCTCAACTGTTCCCTTTCCAAATAGTAGTAACCTGAATCATAAGCATCTCTCCACAGAATGTCTAGTAATTACTCAGAAAAGTTTTTTGGTTTAATATTTCTTGGCTGACTCAggttaaacaacaacaacaacaaagcgATTTTAAAGAACTAACAGAAAAGTGAACGTTGACCAGGGGAGGATAGAAGATATAAGTAATGAGAACTTAAGAGATTtattaatacaaaagaaaagaaaaggtgaAGAACTTGCGAACTTTAAGTAAGAAAAAAGAGTTCTCCAATCTAAGACAGTAACTATGGCCAGAGCAGCACTTGTTGTGGTAAGAAAATCAGTTATTGATTGACTAACTTACAAAGATAGGATCACACAACCTCCACATGCAAGATGTAATCATAAATCAGAAACTTGCTAAAAAGACCTCGACCAGGGCTGACATAAAAcggaaaatgggctatatagccaacaAATGGAGTTTTCTGGGCCATATGGACAGTTAGGATTCGACCTGGGTCAAATGTCCAAAAGAATCTTTTAATGAGGAGTTTACGTTACtgtccttcttcatcttcttctcttctcgtCTTCTTCGctcaaacacaaaaccaaatctGAAAAAAGTGTAAAACAAGCTCTTCTCttctccgccatcaccaccatggAAAATCAAACTCTCTCTTTAAGAAAATCtcatcgccaccaccaccaattaTCTCCAACACCCATCTTCAATTGCTCTCCACCGAATCCATTGAGTTCTTCTTCTGCTATCGATATTCTCTTTCtccagaaaattagggttttctcttcAAACCAAAATTAGAGTTCGCAAATCCATTCACTGGTAAATTCCTTCACTGGTAAGTTTCAATTTCACACGAATTGATGTTAACTACCTTAATTTTCTGAAATGAATCATATTTATGTGTGAGATTTCattccatttttttcttcttgtgtaaACACGGATGAAATTGGTGTTTAGGCGTTAACTACCTTAATTCTCTCGATTTTAATTCAACAATGACAGTGACAATGTATGATAGTAGCatgaaaattggtttcatctgttCTGGATTGACCTGAAATCGGATTCACATGCTTCATAATTTCTCCCTAATCTTATCCGATGCTCAAGATTAGGGCAATTTTACTTATTACCCATTTAAAATTGGACGAAGCTGGAATCATCCATCTAGGGTTCAATTAAATTTGGTCACAATTATTGTCAATGAGAATTTTGATGAGAAATCAGCGTGTATGCTGCGAAATTGGTTTCTGTGATGTGAAATTGTGTTGATTCCAGGATGAAACTTGTTTCAATAAGCATATTGCCTCTGTATACATTCCATTTtataaaattgattgaattcataTACCTAGATGCACTAAAGAGAACAAAAAGTATATTTTATTCAAAATCGGTTCCATCATGTTTTaggtttagttcaatttgctTTCATCCATGTTTGCTggtgatgaaactggtttcatcccttTTGAATTTGTTTTAATACAAGTTTAAGACagtatgaaactagtttcatcctatcttaaactagtttcatcctacttaattaggatgaaaccagtttcatcctttctaAGATTTagtaaaatttgtttttttttttgtcaaaatatgcaggatgaaaactagtttcatatagTTTATTCATTGATATACCATTTTCGTCAGAATACTCAACTAGAAAACAATTTCATCTTTTTGTAAACTTTCATATAGCTGTATTTTCGACAAAtgtgcaggatgaaaccagtttcatataaCTTATATATTGATATACCTTAATTTCGTAAGAATACtcaagatgaaaccaatttcgtcTAGTTGTAAACtggaatataatttttttttgtcaaaatatgcatgatgaaactagtttcatctagttatagatTATTATATAATTGTATTTTCATCGGAATATGATGGATGGAATCAGTTTCATATCTTTTTGAAGGTGCAGCTGCAGGATTGGACCGATCTTGGTTgcaagatgttttttttttgctgataaaCAGATGAATTCGAGGTTGATCTGTTGTTGCTggaagattatgatgatgaatTAAGAACGGGTTTGGTTCAGATTCAATAAAGATGGGTTTCTGAAATTTGTGACTTCTTATTAACGTGGTATGGAATGGGCAAATGACAAACGGTTACTCCTTTGAAGGCAAAGATACTCTTGGGGAAGAGATGGGCACAGGACGAATCGATCTCGCATATCAAATCCTAACTGATGAGAATAGCTGATGGAAAGTTTAATGTGTTTACGTTGTTTAGAAAAAATTTATGAATGTAGTTCGTTtggaagttctttttttttttgttaaactaTGTCTTCTCATATATTTGTGATCCGTGGATTTGTCTTAATTAAATAATGAACTTTTTTACTAAAAAATGCCTATACTTCAATTTCATGATAGTTGTGTTTGAATATGCTATCCAGAAATGATTAAATTTGCAGgttgaaaatatttttcttttgtcagattgtaaccaggcttggatgaaactggttacatcctaacctgtataaaaatgcaattttttgtcagaatgtaaccaggcttggatgaaactggttacatcctagccTGTATAAAATAGTTTTCAGACTGTGCAGGTTGAAAAAAATAGAATTTTTTGTCAGGGTgtgaaggatgaaaccagtttcatcctagccaaaaatctcaattttttctagaataggcaggatgaaactggttacgcCATGTACAGTTAAATTTGAATCTTCGCAAACATTAAAATTTTACAGTAAAATTAAAAGGAATGTATAATTAAAAAAACAACAGAAGACTATAAGATACATACAATAAAACTGAAGAGAAATacttgaaaaaataatttcataatatatgtttttatGAACAAAAGGAACAATTTAAGGTAAATACTAGTTGCAAAAACAACTGATCTCTGATAGGGTCCGGTGCTAAACAAAACTCGTTCATAGTAGGTTCACGAATAAAATCAGGAGCACGAAGAGAAACACGTTCAAATAAATGAAGCTCCAAGAAAGACAACTCCTTAACAATACACAATGATAAGAAAGACCGGAGCTTCACATCACTGTCAACAACATTGCTTCTCCACTCATAATCAAATACAAACTGAATTGAGTCCGCTGAAATGTTATTCCAATAAGAACAGACATGCgccttcaactcatcaattgtTGACTTCACATTAACATGGGTGAAAGCACAAGCTCAACACCAACATTACTCTCCCTTGTTGGTGTAGAAAATATTAGTACAAAGTAGATTAGGATTAGGGAGACGACAAACAaatccaaaaagaaaacaaagcaaCAAACTTCACCGACAGAGATCAGTACAAAGTACCCTGGCAGAGATCAAGTCCAAATTTCAGAAGCACATAAAATGAGTTCAGTAAACACTGAACTAAATTTTCAATAGACATTAATATTGAACCAATCAATATAAGGAATTTTATCACAGAAAAAATCCTCCAAACCGATTCTTACGGATACAATAGCAAGACCTGGATATTTACAAATTACAAGAAATACTATGGAGATTATATCACCTGATCTTCTCTCAAAGTTATCCCATCAAGAAACTTGCCgagaaaacaaaagagaaatcctaataataacctaaacccaaaattggtttgcATCTGTGTATATTACAAAAGTAGTGTGCGGTGTGTATGTGACCACAATCGTGTATTAGATCACTACATACTTCATTTTTCATCCCCCAAAATTATCAGTCAAAAACTTAGGTTATAGTCATGACTCACTCAACAACAGCACCTCCGGAACCTGCACCAATACCTCCACCTCCACAAGCACCG includes these proteins:
- the LOC113329775 gene encoding pentatricopeptide repeat-containing protein At1g63330-like — encoded protein: MNFRFVRNYHYNISQLESFVRDECKSGKIKNLDDGLRYFDQLISEKPLPSNHTFNHVLGSLSKIKCYSDVIRLYKKMNLVGVQPSIYTLSILINCYCHFGKIDHGFCLLGEMIKRGYHPDTATFNTLIKWLCLQGKIDFAFKVFDKMAEMGIQPDAITCNTLISGLSKTGKVDHALEVKNKMVRWKCTPTVVTYCATIETLCKGGLVDEALVLFSEMLKDLNVAPDVVVYTSLIDGLFDSGRLDKAKRLFEEMVSRGISADVTTYSCMIHGHCVHGQWEEARRYFNEMLDQGILPTTITFTILIDSLCKDGKIDDAVGVFRYMDKINVKPDRITYNSMINGLCLAGRLQDAAELFDSMVDRGLGPNAVSCTTLIDGYCKNRKLDEAMQLFKKMKENGLKPTTLTYSILLAGLYRGGRIKTAESVFNEIQSFGQCLNKITFGTVLDRICKNAKIEEVVELFGSLDATNISASYGQVGKAALHNGCDKYGKKNKGATWRLPLALYEFGWSKYTFSILINCCCQLGKIDHGFCLFGEMLKRGHHPDRVTFTTLIKGLCLQEKIDFAFKVFGKMTESGIQPDAIACNTLISGLCRIGKVELALQIRSKMGNWNCSPTVVSYSAIIDTLCKEELVDDALALFSEMLNDSNVVPHVVVYTSLIDGLCSSGRLDEAKRIFNEMVSREILGNVTTYSCMIHGHCIHGKWEEARRFFNEMLDKGILPNAITFTIWIDALCKDGKTKDAVGLFKYMEKINIEPDLITYNSMINGLCLAGRLQDAVELFDLMVDRGLEPNVVSCTTLIDGYCRNRKLDEAMQLFEKMKQNGVKPTSVTYSILLAGLYRDGRIKTAENFLCEMQSLGHHPNKITPCTVTDGLCKDGEIEEAVELFGSLDGTDISVSRN